Proteins from a genomic interval of Lolium perenne isolate Kyuss_39 chromosome 1, Kyuss_2.0, whole genome shotgun sequence:
- the LOC127327761 gene encoding glucose-1-phosphate adenylyltransferase large subunit 1, chloroplastic/amyloplastic isoform X1, with product MSSMQFSSVLPLEGKACVCPVRSANNGCERLKVGDSSSLRHEMALRRKCNGTRGGGAANGAQCVLTSDASPDTLSQVVRSSFRRNYADPNEVAAVILGGGTGTQLFPLTSTRATPAVPIGGCYRLIDIPMSNCFNSGINKIFVMTQFNSASLNRHIHRTYLGGGINFTDGSVEVLAATQMPGEAAGWFRGTADAVRKFIWVLEDYYKHKSIEHILILSGDQLYRMDYMELVQKHVDDNADITLSCAPVGESRASEYGLVKFDSSGRVIQFSEKPKGADLEAMKVDTSFLNFAIDDPAKNPYIASMGVYVFKREVLLNLLKSRYTELHDFGSEILPRALHDHNVQAYVFTDYWEDIGTIRSFFDANMALCEQPPKFEFYDPKTPFFTSPRYLPPTKSDKCRIKEAIISHGCFLRECTIEHSIIGVRSRLNSGSVLKNAMMMGADLYETEDEILGLLSEGKVPIGVGENSKLSNCIIDMNARIGRDVVIANSEGVQEADRPEEGYYIRSGIVVILKNATVKDGTVV from the exons ATGTCATCGATGCAGTTCAGCAGCGTGCTCCCGCTGGAGGGCAAAGCGTGCGTGTGCCCGGTGAGGAGCGCCAACAACGGGTGCGAGAGGCTCAAGGTCGGGGACAGCAGCAGCCTCAGGCACGAGATGGCGCTGAGGAGGAAGTGCAACGGCACCAGAGGGGGAGGCGCCGCCAACGGCGCGCAGTGCGTGCTCACCTCCGACGCCAGCCCGGACACCCTT TCGCAGGTCGTCCGGTCGTCCTTCCGGAGGAACTACGCCGATCCGAACGAGGTTGCGGCGGTCATACTGGGCGGCGGCACCGGGACTCAGCTCTTCCCTCTCACCAGCACAAGGGCCACGCCTGCT GTTCCTATTGGAGGATGTTACAGGCTTATCGATATTCCCATGAGCAACTGCTTCAACAGTGGCATAAACAAGATATTCGTGATGACTCAGTTCAACTCGGCATCTCTTAATCGTCACATTCACCGCACGTACCTTGGCGGGGGGATCAATTTCACTGATGGATCTGTTGAG GTATTGGCCGCAACGCAAATGCCTGGGGAGGCTGCTGGATGGTTCCGGGGAACCGCAGATGCAGTCAGAAAATTTATCTGGGTACTTGAG GACTATTATAAGCATAAATCTATCGAGCACATTTTGATCTTGTCGGGGGACCAGCTTTATCGCATGGATTACATGGAGCTTGTACAG AAACATGTTGATGACAATGCTGACATTACTCTGTCATGTGCCCCTGTTGGAGAAAG CCGGGCATCTGAATATGGACTAGTGAAGTTCGACAGTTCAGGTCGTGTGATCCAATTTTCTGAGAAGCCAAAGGGCGCGGACTTGGAAGCAATG AAAGTGGATACCAGCTTTCTCAATTTTGCCATAGATGATCCAGCCAAAAACCCCTACATTGCTTCCATGGGAGTTTATGTCTTCAAAAGAGAAGTTCTTTTGAACCTTCTAAA GTCAAGATACACAGAACTACATGACTTTGGGTCTGAAATCCTCCCGAGAGCTCTACATGACCACAATGTACAG GCATATGTCTTCACTGACTACTGGGAGGACATTGGAACAATCAGATCGTTCTTCGATGCAAACATGGCACTCTGCGAGCAG CCTCCAAAGTTTGAGTTTTATGACCCAAAGACTCCCTTCTTCACTTCGCCTCGATACTTGCCACCAACAAAGTCCGACAAGTGCAGG ATCAAAGAAGCGATCATTTCACATGGTTGCTTCCTGCGCGAATGCACCATTGAGCACTCTATCATCGGCGTCCGTTCACGCCTAAACTCCGGATCTGTGCTTAAG AACGCGATGATGATGGGCGCGGATCTGTACGAGACCGAGGACGAGATCTTGGGGCTGCTGTCCGAGGGCAAGGTCCCCATCGGTGTCGGGGAGAACTCCAAGCTCAG CAACTGCATCATCGACATGAACGCTAGGATCGGAAGGGACGTGGTCATCGCGAACAGCGAG GGCGTCCAGGAGGCTGATCGGCCAGAGGAAGGGTACTACATCAGGTCCGGGATCGTGGTGATACTGAAGAACGCAACCGTGAAGGACGGCACCGTGGTGTAG
- the LOC127327761 gene encoding glucose-1-phosphate adenylyltransferase large subunit 1, chloroplastic/amyloplastic isoform X2, which translates to MSSMQFSSVLPLEGKACVCPVRSANNGCERLKVGDSSSLRHEMALRRKCNGTRGGGAANGAQCVLTSDASPDTLVVRSSFRRNYADPNEVAAVILGGGTGTQLFPLTSTRATPAVPIGGCYRLIDIPMSNCFNSGINKIFVMTQFNSASLNRHIHRTYLGGGINFTDGSVEVLAATQMPGEAAGWFRGTADAVRKFIWVLEDYYKHKSIEHILILSGDQLYRMDYMELVQKHVDDNADITLSCAPVGESRASEYGLVKFDSSGRVIQFSEKPKGADLEAMKVDTSFLNFAIDDPAKNPYIASMGVYVFKREVLLNLLKSRYTELHDFGSEILPRALHDHNVQAYVFTDYWEDIGTIRSFFDANMALCEQPPKFEFYDPKTPFFTSPRYLPPTKSDKCRIKEAIISHGCFLRECTIEHSIIGVRSRLNSGSVLKNAMMMGADLYETEDEILGLLSEGKVPIGVGENSKLSNCIIDMNARIGRDVVIANSEGVQEADRPEEGYYIRSGIVVILKNATVKDGTVV; encoded by the exons ATGTCATCGATGCAGTTCAGCAGCGTGCTCCCGCTGGAGGGCAAAGCGTGCGTGTGCCCGGTGAGGAGCGCCAACAACGGGTGCGAGAGGCTCAAGGTCGGGGACAGCAGCAGCCTCAGGCACGAGATGGCGCTGAGGAGGAAGTGCAACGGCACCAGAGGGGGAGGCGCCGCCAACGGCGCGCAGTGCGTGCTCACCTCCGACGCCAGCCCGGACACCCTT GTCGTCCGGTCGTCCTTCCGGAGGAACTACGCCGATCCGAACGAGGTTGCGGCGGTCATACTGGGCGGCGGCACCGGGACTCAGCTCTTCCCTCTCACCAGCACAAGGGCCACGCCTGCT GTTCCTATTGGAGGATGTTACAGGCTTATCGATATTCCCATGAGCAACTGCTTCAACAGTGGCATAAACAAGATATTCGTGATGACTCAGTTCAACTCGGCATCTCTTAATCGTCACATTCACCGCACGTACCTTGGCGGGGGGATCAATTTCACTGATGGATCTGTTGAG GTATTGGCCGCAACGCAAATGCCTGGGGAGGCTGCTGGATGGTTCCGGGGAACCGCAGATGCAGTCAGAAAATTTATCTGGGTACTTGAG GACTATTATAAGCATAAATCTATCGAGCACATTTTGATCTTGTCGGGGGACCAGCTTTATCGCATGGATTACATGGAGCTTGTACAG AAACATGTTGATGACAATGCTGACATTACTCTGTCATGTGCCCCTGTTGGAGAAAG CCGGGCATCTGAATATGGACTAGTGAAGTTCGACAGTTCAGGTCGTGTGATCCAATTTTCTGAGAAGCCAAAGGGCGCGGACTTGGAAGCAATG AAAGTGGATACCAGCTTTCTCAATTTTGCCATAGATGATCCAGCCAAAAACCCCTACATTGCTTCCATGGGAGTTTATGTCTTCAAAAGAGAAGTTCTTTTGAACCTTCTAAA GTCAAGATACACAGAACTACATGACTTTGGGTCTGAAATCCTCCCGAGAGCTCTACATGACCACAATGTACAG GCATATGTCTTCACTGACTACTGGGAGGACATTGGAACAATCAGATCGTTCTTCGATGCAAACATGGCACTCTGCGAGCAG CCTCCAAAGTTTGAGTTTTATGACCCAAAGACTCCCTTCTTCACTTCGCCTCGATACTTGCCACCAACAAAGTCCGACAAGTGCAGG ATCAAAGAAGCGATCATTTCACATGGTTGCTTCCTGCGCGAATGCACCATTGAGCACTCTATCATCGGCGTCCGTTCACGCCTAAACTCCGGATCTGTGCTTAAG AACGCGATGATGATGGGCGCGGATCTGTACGAGACCGAGGACGAGATCTTGGGGCTGCTGTCCGAGGGCAAGGTCCCCATCGGTGTCGGGGAGAACTCCAAGCTCAG CAACTGCATCATCGACATGAACGCTAGGATCGGAAGGGACGTGGTCATCGCGAACAGCGAG GGCGTCCAGGAGGCTGATCGGCCAGAGGAAGGGTACTACATCAGGTCCGGGATCGTGGTGATACTGAAGAACGCAACCGTGAAGGACGGCACCGTGGTGTAG